DNA sequence from the Nicotiana tomentosiformis chromosome 3, ASM39032v3, whole genome shotgun sequence genome:
aaggttttgtcccactggatttttctggtaaggtttttaatgaggcagcacaCAATGCGTATAACAAATAACTACGTGCTTTTTCCTTTcacttgaaattttatttttagcaTGGACATCCAAGAAGGAGTGTTGAAAATAATAGTTATGGATGTCCATGTTGAGCCCCATCATTTAATGTGTAGTGATTATTCCCCCTACTATTTTAGTGGCCATTACTCCTACTATTTTATAATAgtgattcttcacttttcatgcctatatacaGACTTTATAATAGATGGGTAAATACACATAATTGAAGAGGAAAAACTCCTCTATCTGTATTTATTATTTacgttttactaaattgcttttatttcataacacttTATAGGTTTAGTTAAAATTTTTAGGTTGAACTCATTGTACTTTTGAAATTATTGTTTATTGAAATTTTAGTTCTTTTTCACATATACATTTATGTTCGGTGTTTAAAATACTAGGTTTAGTTGAACCCATAGAGTATAGGCTACATCCGCCTCTGCACGTTTTCATCAAATGCCTTACTTGAAGCTGGTCTGATGCAATTGAGTCAACCATATTGCCTGCTTTTCGCGATGAACTTGTgtattttgaacatattcttCTTTTGGAGTACTTAAGCTGGTCCAGATCCAAATCTAACCATATTACCCTTTGACTTTTCCCTTTCTAAGTTTTGTTTCTCCAAAAGAACTTATCTTGGTTTGCTCTTCAATTTTCTTCCAGTTTAGTGGCAAATCAGTAGGTATTGTGGGATTAGGGAGAATTGGTTCAGCAATTGCCAAAAGAGCTGAAGCTTTTGGATGTTCAATCAGTTATCATTCACGTTCACGAAAACCAGAGTCAACGTACACCTATTATCCACGTGTTATCAACTTAGCCTCCAACTGTCAGATCCTCCTTGTAGCTTGTGCCTTAACTGATGAAACTCACCACATTATCAACCGTGAAGTTATAGCTGCATTGGGTCCAAATGGAGTTGTTATCAACATTGCAAGGGGTTCTCATATTGATGAATCTGAGCTGGTATCTGCTCTAGCAGAAGGCAGATTGGGAGGAGCAGGGCTTGATGTGCTTGAATGTGAACCTGAAGCGCCCGTGCTACTAGCTGGACTTGATAATGTTGTCCTATCACCTCATGTGGCAGCTAGCACTTTGGAGACTCGTAAGGACATGGCTGACCTCGTGGTTGCAAACTTGGAGGCACACTTTTCGGACAAGCCATTACTGACCCCTGTTCTTTGACAGTTTCTGGTATAAGGTATGGTGATCTTGGACATTTTTTGTCATGcattcttccacttccatattcAGGATACTGCATTGGTGCTCAATAACATGCTATCTATGTAGCAAGGATTGGTCTCCTTCTAAATTTAAGCATCTGAAAAGCATAAGTTGTAGTTGGAACTTGGAAATGCTTTTTAAGTTCTTGTTTTTTATTAGGTAAAGTGAAATTTCATTAACAATTGCATCCAGTAGATGCTTAAATTACGAGCGATAGCGAAAAAAGTTAGTTCATGAAAACAATGGACCTTCTATAAACTTCATAGGGTGCTAATATAGTCAAAAAACTGAACAAAACTATTTACAATATGGAAATGTCTTTTCCTTACCGCCTCTGCTTATAGATTCTGTGCTTGAGCAATTAACGGAAGATAGTACTACctctgttccagtttatgtgaacctattttctttttggtccgttccaaaaagaatgaaccctttctaaatttggtaataatttagcttaaacttacaattatactcttaatgagaagcttttataactacacaaatactctgggcccatttttgacttgtttaggaccacaaattccaaaagtcttcattttttcttaaactccgtgcccagtcaaacatgttcacataaattaaaacggagggagtatgtaGTTGCATTGCAGATTATAAGGTAAGTTCGCTCAACAATACAGAAATTGAGCACTACTGAGCTAACATCTAAATCGAGATGTAATATATCAATAGGTTCAAACTAATGTCAAATTTTAACGTCTAGTACATGTCTGTTTTCAGATTCTCAGAAAGAATGTCTGGATCCCCCTCGCAATGAAGCGTACACTTCTCGTCAGTTCATAAGCCCCCGAACATGTTAATGAACTTGAATTATGCCCGATTCGCCACGAGGATGGTTCACTCCAGCTCTCTTGTGAATGTTTATAGTACGAGTATGCAGTCAAGCACACCAACTATTGAAGTTTGAGACCCAAGATACAGTGATTGAATCTCAGGCAACTTTCAGCTCAATGTAAGGACCAATTTCTCATCTTTTGAGTATTCAATCAACTATCTGCTATATCCTTGCTTCTGTGAACTGCTCCTATGACAGATAGAGGCTAAATATTGAGAACACCACACGTTACTAATTTAATCATGGATATACGAGGAACTTAAAAGCAATTCCACTGGAAGATACAGGGTTCTTACTTCTTAGCAGCTAGAAGAAAAAAGGTGAAAGATCCATGCAGATGGAAACTGCCAGTATTTACATTATCATCTATCCTTTTTAGTTTTCTTTCTCTCTAGATATTTGCTTGTGGAAAGTGAAAAACAAATCGAAGCCAAAAAAAGGGAAGGGATCTTGGACAGAGATAGAGTTAAGAATGACCTAGCTAAGAATAATTACAGGTCCCGTTTTCATCTCAATCTTCCACCTttcttgaacaaccaacatcaagGAGAAGTGGCTCCTTTAAAGATGAGGAAGTTTAGAGTCTCCAAGGTGAAATAGATAAATGTTCCTTTAGTATGAGTGAAGAAACAGCCGAATTTTGACCCCACCACGCACTGCCAGCCACCCCCATATTTCTTGTCAAACTCCTGGATACATTACAAAGCTGTTACGAACATATAATCAGAGCTAGAAGAAAGAATGTAAAGGTGAGACATAACATAATCAAGTAATTAAGTGTGCTCTATAACCAGTGGCGGAGGCGGGATCTCGGCGAAGGGGGTTCAAGAAAAAAAAGATTGTAGCTAGTGGGAATTAAACCTATGACCTTTCAAACATTTTGAACCCCCTTTGACCACTAAGCTACACTTTTGGATTGtgtcaagggggttcaaaacttaatatatagatgtaaaaaatagattttgccttatatatacagtgtaatttttcggcgaagagGGTTCAGATGAACCCCCTTCCGCCCCCTAAATCCGCCCCCCTAAATCCGCCCCCGTCTATAACAACTTAACCTTTTATATGAGATGATCATATAATTCATTAGAGCAAGCCGGGATATGGCCTAGGTTCAAATTGCACCGCCAGGGGCAGAGCTACAGTAGTGGGTGCGAGTTCGGGCGAACCCAGTGACTTTTCGAaccctgtatttgtattgaaaaattCACTGCTTACATAAAAATATCTCGCGGAAAAGGCATCTGGATTCAGTGGTAAGGGCTTTGGGATCTCATGGAAGACATGCAGGTTCGAATCTAAAAACAATGAATTTTATTGTGCTTTTACcccgtttcttttctttttttttcataaaaaaataaCACAAGCTTTAGGTCACGGTTATTTCTTAATATTTACAACCCACACACTTCAAATCCTAGCACTGCTTTTGTGCACCGCTATCCAAAAGCAAAAAATGTTTTTACGTGTTTGACCCATACAAAATACTAAGATCACACATGAGGGACATGTTGAAACATAATAGTATAATTAAGAAAATGAAAACGCACTCTTTCTAAGAGGCGTTAGAGGAGATGGTCATACGCTGCAAACCGTAAATCGGAGAAAATGGCAGTCTTTTGTGGATAAAAAAAATGATTGGAATGCTACCTTCTTTATGTGAGCAGCAATAGATTTGCAGTCCAAAACATCATAAAGATCCAGAGCTTGAGAAGCCCAACGCATGGCTTGGATCTGCATCTTCAATGGCATATCTGTATCTTCAATAACAGCTTTTCCTTCCAACATATTGCCAACTTTCTTTGTCTCTCTCTATCTATTGCTCTGAAGTAGAAGATCCCAATTTAGCTAGTGGAAGCAAACTCAGTAATATATTACTAACTAGCTTTGGTGTTTAAAATCAAGAAATGAAGAAAGGAACCTTCCCCTGCTCGTTCTCTAAGCAAGAATATGAAAGGAGTGAGTAGAACACTAAAAAGATTTGTATAGAAAATCTCGTCACCAATTCCTTTTTCAGCTAAAGTGTAAAGGTCACATATTCTATATACATCTTGTGCTGACACATACGACTGTGTCTTGTTCCTACTCACCTAAAGTACATTTTAACCTTATATTCTATTTCCTAACCTTCTCTCTCTTTGTCATGCCCTAGTGGATAATGATGTTGAGGATAGAGCTTACGAGACCTAAATTATAATTCGTGCTTTACATGATCTCTTTTTCTTTATCAAAATTATCAAgttattccccccccccccccccctcaccCCAACCCCCACCCCCCAATCTGCTTCATTTTTCGTTATCTAGAAGTAGACAGCAGCAATTTCATACTTTTTCTTGTTCTGTTTTCGTGGGCGTATTATTTATTAGACATTCATATGTAACTGCTTCTGAATTCGCAAAAGATAGTCTGACTGACTTATTCTTATCTTTCTTATTCAAAATATTAGAACTCACATTTTTTATCCTTTACAAAAATTTTAATCAAATGAAAAATTATTCAAACCTTAAAAACTAGAGAACTTTCTTTTGGACGATGGACTGGAAACCGGATCCCAGCCTGCATCAACCAGATCCCTTAAAAGGGATATCTGTATCGTATTTCTGAGCCCAAATGACCAAAACAGAAAATTAATAGAAATAACAACTCTAAAttaccaaaaagaaaagaaaaagattgaCGTTGATTTGAGGTCATATGTGCCCGCTAAGACCCCACGCCAATTTGTTTTACTAGTCGAGAAAATCATAGGCATGAACAAGGATCAAATTGAGAATCCGAGAAACAGTTGAATAATTATACAACGACGGTGTAGTGTCAATGTCAGAGTTAAAGAGAATCAAAATTTAAAAAGGTAAATGCACGAAATAGTTAAATGAATTGAACATATTAGCATAAATACATAAAAACAAATTACCTATCTACCTTATAGTTTTCGGCAAGAGGTGGCCCCGCCACTGTCCAGTGTTAAATCAAATGTATGAATTATGGAAGCCATATTGGGAACTGGCACACACAATAGCTTCCCGCCCGTTTATATGTTAAATAAATGAAAAGCCCAATAAACACGTATTGATGCTTTCTCGCAATTTAGTCttgttttttttaaagtaaatgaAACTTTTTATCAAATGAAATGGAATGAAGACACATTTAGTTGTTCCTCCACCGTTGTGGAAATTGGTTTCCTTTTCGTTTTTTTGTTCTTGTTTAGTTGTCCAAACGGGAAAACTGGTCATCTACTTCTATGGATGAAATTTAGGGGGGTTTTCATGGAAATATATATCTAGGGGGAgatggtaagaaaggaaaacgaTGAAGTGGGTGAAAGTACAAGACACAATATGAATTTGTGATAAAGGATTGTAGTGGGTGTAGTGTCAGAGTGTTATATAATTCGGCTACATGCGATTTAATAAGTGGCCCATGGCGCGTAGTTACGGTGGAGTAGTATCTGGTAAGTACTCTTTTATCATTAATCAGGAATCTCGCGTTTAAGCTCTAAATATAAAATCATCTTTATTAGAAAAATGTTTAGTCCCCAATATAAGACTTTCCGATATTTGATCAAGCTCTGGTATAAATACCGAACAAGGAATGAGAGTAAAAATTGCActggcgccctatttggtcgcccctatTTAACATatacccatatttttaaaattctttaacctATACCCTAATTTTGACAACTTCAGACGCCTCCTCTTCTTCCTCCTGATCTATGCGCTCCTTTCTTCCTCCTGACCTATGCGCTcttttcttcctcctcttcttttcctcttcttcttttctctctcaaacaCATGAGACTTTGTATAAGTATTATTGATTGGATCTGTAAAGTTTTTATTAAATCTTATCAATTACCATATTCTATATTGAAGGACGAGTAAATAAAATTCCACAAGCTGGTTAAAGTAGGTGTGATTTGTGTCAACAGCAACTGACTACTACATGTCCTCTCTTCCAAGTTACCTGCCACAAGAATGGCACATGCATGTGAAATTTATTATACACAATAGTTGCTATCGCGATCTCTTGGAATTAGCTTATCCATTGCTTTATGATATCATATGCAGGAAAAACGACAGAAAAGGGCTGCAGaactgaaaaataaaagataggaaAAATAACTACAGAACATTATTAAAAAAATCAGTTAAAAATTCAGCACAATTtggcttaagttatattttaaagccaTCTAACTTCAAAGAAAGGCAGAACACAACTTCAACTCTAAGACTGCTTAAGTTTagcaaatataaaacaaaaacttcagctcctagaatgctgaagttttgttttgtatttgctgaacttcagcattctaggagctgaagttttgttttgtaattgctgctgaacttcagcattctaggagctgaagaaaacttcagccaaaacatGTTGTAGTTTTATTGAACTGAAGTTTGCCGTTgtactatgaactgaagtttgcgtgattgcctttgcaagtcaggccaaatttcaggcaaaaatatctaaagttttgctttgataaggctacacttcaggcaaaacattatgaagttcaaacttcagacataaatttttgctacttcaggcccgtaTGTCTGAAGTTATCCGAAAAGTGGGTTCGCTTGTAATTTTTTTGCAaagcgggtataagttaaaatgtGACCCAAAAATTGGGTATAGATTCAAATCCCCGGAATGAGAAGCCAAAAAATAAAAGTGGCCCATGGCAATGTCATCTTTGGATTGCATCCCTCCAACTCCAGTTCAATAATAAATTAAATGACCCACCTTTTCCATCACCCAACTGCTTTCTCGCTGTTATTGTCCACTTCTCTGTCCCATATCAGCAAAAAGAAAGTATATGACATTAGTCTTTGTCCTTATAAATCTTAGGAAGAttttatttgtggaattaatCCGTAATAATTCCACTCCTCAAGCTAAGCAACAGCTTCTAAAGTTTGATTTCTCATAATGGACTGGTTTTATTTCTAAAAAGTTTTAGGTTCCATAATATGGAAACGCCTACATTTGTAATATTTGTACCTATATAGATCAATAGTTGAGGAGAAAATATTGTGCATTTACAGGATCAAATATATTAATTTACATGTAATAATAATTTGAAAACGATATATACATTCATATGTTGATAGTGAAATATTGATTGTGTATGATGACACTTCATTGATGCACAATTTTATTCTTTGGTCTTTATCTACTATAATAAAACACAATTTTTCAATATTTTGTTTTGCTACAAGATAGTATAAATTTTACACTGCTTGGTGTAACTAACTAAggatttgtagttttgatagaCTTAATCTTAGTGAACTGAGACATTATTATATCTTAGTAAATTGACACATTATTGTATCTGTGAATTGAGACATTTTAAACAATGCAACTAACAAAAAAATCTAGTGACAGTCGTAAAGTAGTTGGCACTTGACATTTACTTGCTTTCgtaatttgaaaaaagaaaaagaggaagagATCAGAAGTATCAGAATAGGGCAGTGGTTAGTGAACAAGTATAATAAATTGAAAGATTTAAATTAAGTAGCTTGTCTAAAATTCAAAAGTATTATCAATACCTAACTTTAATGAATTTGTTGCACCAAAGGTGCCCTATACGTATTGAGTATTAATAAAATGAGATATAAACTAAAGATTTATTCTTAGAAAGACATATAATGTTAAGTGGATTTCTTTTATTTGTCTAACTTAGTTTAATGGAAAGTAGCTGATATTTGATAGAATAATTACAGAGCACAAGTTTGGAAAAAAATGATTTTATGGTGTTAATATTATTTTAGTTATATAACACATTTTACAGACGGTTagtaaataaaattataaaattcttaCAAGATTAATTTCTGATTAATTAAattatactccctccatttcaatttatgtaaacatatttgactgggcacggagtttaagaagaaatgaagacttttggaatttgtggtcctaaacaattcaaaaaggggcatagagtatttgtgtggttataaaagtttctcattaatggtagaattgtaagtttaagcaaaattatttttaaatttagaaaagaGTATTTATTTTTAAACGgatcaaaaataaaatagattAAGGGAGTCGGTAACTGATTAGATAGAAAATCATTTCTTAATAAGTTGGTTCAACACCACAACAATTTGTTTCCCCCCAAAAAAGAGCTTTAATTTGTTTATTATTCCATCGGGTTCGACAGTGACAAGAGGCTGCCGACACTTATTTCCGAACCAACCATATTGCTTAGGCTCGGAATCAGGTTCGGTGTCGGGACGCCTTCCAAACCTCCGTCTACTTGTCTCTCGGTCTTCATTTACTCTACTTGCTCTGCTGCTTCTCTGTTTCTTTACAAAGCATTTCTTTACTCTGCCGATTAAAAAAATTCCCATGCAAATCATACAAAACACACTATAAATCACACAATTCATGTGGTTTTTTAGCATATGAGAAGAATTCCTTAAAATTTTCACGAGCTTATTCAAAATTAATTGAATATAGTCTTGTTCAGAATTCTACTACTACAATTATACAAGGTTTAATTTGTTGAAAAATGTTGCACACAAAATCAGAGTCAGATATTACAAGTTTAGCTCCATCTTCACCGTCAAGGTCACCAAAAAGGCCAGTTTACTACGTACAAAGTCCGTCAAGAGATTCACACGATGGGGACAAATCAACATATATGCAACCGACACCCAGTTTCAATAGTCCAATGGAATCTCCCTCACACCCTTCATTTGGACGCCACTCTCGGAATTCTTCTGCTAGTCGATTTTCCGGCATCTTTAGGTCGTCGTCCGGCCGGAAAAATGGCCGGAAAAGGAATGATAAAGGGTGGCCGGAATGTAATGTGATTATGGAAGAGGGTAAGTATGACGAATATGATGATGATAAGGGAGTAACTCGGCGGTGTCAAGCGTTGTTGGCTCTATTGGGATTTATTGTTCTGTTTTCTATCTTTTGCCTTATCATTTGGGGCGCTGGACGTCCGTACAAGGCAGAGATTACTGTCAGGGTAtgtttctttactcttttagggGTGTTTAATTATGCTAGTTTTATTTCTTATtgattataaaataattttactgttttatcctgtaattattattcaattactaTTGTATCCCCTGAAAGTTATAAGTTATCCTGttactatttttaaaaattacggGATAACTTATCTATGATTAGTTACCAAACAAGGATAAGGCAGTAttaaatttttatccgaaaattatTTTTACTTATTACCCAACATCCCTTATAGAATGAGtaa
Encoded proteins:
- the LOC104089557 gene encoding uncharacterized protein is translated as MLHTKSESDITSLAPSSPSRSPKRPVYYVQSPSRDSHDGDKSTYMQPTPSFNSPMESPSHPSFGRHSRNSSASRFSGIFRSSSGRKNGRKRNDKGWPECNVIMEEGKYDEYDDDKGVTRRCQALLALLGFIVLFSIFCLIIWGAGRPYKAEITVRSLAVNNFYIGEGSDFSGVVTKMMTVNGSLRISVYNPATFYGIHVSSTPVNLIYSDITVASGQLKKYYQPRKSRRAVLVNIESTKFPLYGAGSGLDASNNGGFKVPLKLDFEIRSRGDVVGKLVRTKNKKQISCDLVIDSTSSKPIKFKKNSCVYS
- the LOC104089554 gene encoding dynein light chain 1, cytoplasmic-like → MLEGKAVIEDTDMPLKMQIQAMRWASQALDLYDVLDCKSIAAHIKKEFDKKYGGGWQCVVGSKFGCFFTHTKGTFIYFTLETLNFLIFKGATSP